A genomic window from Vagococcus sp. CY52-2 includes:
- a CDS encoding YveK family protein: MEETVSLDEIFQLLKKKLALIISMLILGTIISTVVTLFVITPKYSATTQLVVQTKGSDSNINTDKINSNLLLINTYKDLVKSKVVTEKTKDQLVKDGMTGISEDFLSHAISVEQNQNSQLFSIKAVTTDPIKSATIANTVSEIFQQEAVVMTDTDKVSIASKATPNNQPISPNKKVNIAIGAVLGLIVGVMLALLSELFNRTVKTEDYLSDKLGLPVLGIIPLMSDREMNEIRKLQSNAFVNEEMFFEVNDLYKESLNTEVDGLDADLYRARFESNDEISD; this comes from the coding sequence ATCTTAGGAACAATTATATCGACAGTCGTGACATTATTTGTTATTACCCCTAAGTATAGTGCTACCACCCAATTAGTGGTGCAAACTAAAGGATCCGACTCAAATATAAATACGGATAAGATTAATTCCAATTTACTACTTATCAACACCTATAAGGATTTGGTGAAAAGTAAAGTTGTTACAGAAAAAACGAAGGATCAGCTAGTTAAAGATGGGATGACTGGTATTTCAGAAGATTTCTTATCACATGCTATTTCTGTTGAGCAAAATCAAAATTCACAGCTCTTTTCAATTAAAGCTGTGACGACTGATCCTATTAAATCTGCCACGATCGCAAATACTGTTTCAGAAATCTTTCAACAAGAAGCTGTTGTGATGACTGATACAGATAAAGTATCCATTGCATCAAAAGCCACCCCGAATAACCAGCCTATTTCACCAAATAAAAAAGTGAATATAGCAATTGGCGCTGTTCTAGGTTTAATCGTAGGGGTGATGTTAGCTTTATTATCAGAATTATTTAATCGTACGGTAAAAACAGAGGACTATTTATCAGATAAACTAGGATTACCAGTCTTGGGGATTATCCCGTTGATGAGTGATCGTGAGATGAATGAAATCCGTAAATTACAAAGTAATGCCTTTGTAAATGAAGAAATGTTTTTTGAAGTAAATGATTTGTATAAAGAATCATTAAATACAGAAGTTGATGGATTAGATGCTGATCTATATAGGGCACGCTTTGAATCAAACGATGAAATATCTGATTAA